Proteins co-encoded in one Sander vitreus isolate 19-12246 chromosome 9, sanVit1, whole genome shotgun sequence genomic window:
- the LOC144523244 gene encoding transcription factor JunD-like, producing the protein MMKKDINSSLADEADLKPHLRDAESILSSPDLGLLKLASPELERLIIQSNGMVTTTPTSPQFLYPKTITDEQEFAEGFVKALEDLHKQNQLNGAGQTNSSLDLGANIAPVTIQPDLPVYTNLNSYGIGPMETTVNYSTDTVPFPPPPSHLLGAAPPELSRVQPPKEEPQTVPDVQSFGESPPLSPIDNDSQEHMKAERKRLRNRIAASKCRMRKLERISRLEDKVKSLKSHNTDLASTASLLRDQVAQLKQRVLNHVNSGCQLLPHEVQVH; encoded by the coding sequence ATGATGAAGAAGGATATTAACTCGAGCCTGGCGGACGAGGCAGACCTCAAACCGCATCTCCGCGACGCCGAGAGCATCCTCAGCTCTCCGGACCTGGGGCTGCTCAAACTGGCCTCCCCGGAGCTGGAGAGGCTTATCATCCAGTCCAACGGTATGGTTACTACGACACCGACAAGCCCCCAGTTCCTCTACCCGAAGACGATAACGGACGAGCAGGAGTTCGCTGAGGGCTTTGTGAAGGCGTTGGAGGACTTGCACAAGCAGAACCAGCTGAACGGAGCCGGGCAGACTAACAGCAGCCTGGATCTGGGCGCTAACATCGCCCCGGTCACCATCCAGCCGGATCTACCGGTGTATACGAACTTGAACAGTTACGGTATCGGGCCAATGGAAACCACTGTCAACTACTCCACGGACACAGTCCCTTTCCCGCCACCTCCTTCGCATCTTTTGGGGGCAGCCCCGCCGGAGCTGTCTCGGGTCCAGCCGCCGAAGGAGGAGCCTCAGACGGTCCCCGACGTTCAGAGCTTCGGGGAGAGCCCGCCGCTGTCTCCCATCGACAATGACTCACAGGAGCACATGAAAGCCGAGAGGAAGAGGCTCAGGAACCGGATTGCAGCCTCCAAGTGTCGGATGCGCAAACTGGAGCGGATCTCGAGGCTGGAGGACAAGGTCAAATCGCTGAAAAGCCACAACACCGATCTGGCCTcaacagctagcctgctaaGGGATCAAGTGGCCCAGCTGAAACAGAGAGTCCTCAACCATGTCAACAGCGGCTGCCAGCTGCTGCCACACGAAGTGCAGGTGCACTAG